The proteins below are encoded in one region of Streptomyces ficellus:
- the glgB gene encoding 1,4-alpha-glucan branching protein GlgB → MTRDLTATPALAATDLKRLTTGEVSDPHALLGPHPGPAGVTVRVLRPLADAVTLTGPAGGTLTELAHEGGGVFSGLLPGRDLPDYRVTARYGDRTHTYDDPYRYLPTLGELDLHLIREGRHEQLWRVLGANVREHESGHGRARGTAFAVWAPDARAVRLVGDLNHWDGAAHPMRSLGASGVWELFVPGAGPGCRYKYELLTPDGRWIQKADPLASAAEPAPGTASVVHVSGHRWGDGDWMRRRGRPDATAAPMSVYELHLPSWRPGLGYRELAGELPAYVKGLGFTHVEFMPPAEHPFGGSWGYQVTSYYAPMSRLGSPDDFRYLVDRLHQAGIGVIVDWVPAHFPRDDWALARFDGTPLYEHPDPRRGEHPDWGTLVFDYGRKEVRNFLVANAVYWCEEFHVDGIRVDAVASMLYLDYSRRDGEWLPNAYGGRENLDAVEFLQEMNATVQRRCPGVVTVAEESTAWDGVTRSTDEGGLGFGLKWNMGWMHDSLSYMATDPVHRQYHHHAMTFASMYAYAENHLLPVSHDEVVHGKGSLLGKMPGDRWQRFANLRAYLAWMWAFPGKHLLFMGQEFAQDTEWSHDHGPDWSLTGHAPHAGVRDLVRDLNRHYLADPALWSRDTRPEGFRWIDADAAQDNVYSFLRYGASGGPLVCVFNFQPNPRPGYRVGLPSAGDWTEVLSTDAAAYGGSGVTGPGPVRAEEVPWQGLPASAEITLPPLGAVWLRPNS, encoded by the coding sequence GTGACCCGCGACCTGACCGCGACGCCCGCACTGGCGGCGACCGACCTCAAGCGGCTGACCACCGGCGAGGTCAGCGACCCGCACGCGCTCCTCGGCCCGCATCCGGGCCCCGCCGGGGTGACCGTGCGCGTCCTGCGCCCGCTGGCCGACGCCGTGACGCTCACCGGCCCGGCGGGCGGGACGCTCACCGAGCTGGCCCACGAGGGCGGCGGTGTCTTCTCCGGCCTCCTCCCGGGGCGGGACCTCCCCGACTACCGGGTCACGGCCCGCTACGGGGACCGGACCCACACCTACGACGACCCGTACCGCTACCTGCCGACGCTCGGCGAGCTGGACCTGCACCTGATCCGGGAGGGCCGGCACGAGCAGCTGTGGCGGGTCCTCGGCGCGAACGTCCGCGAGCACGAGTCGGGGCACGGCCGGGCGCGGGGCACCGCGTTCGCGGTGTGGGCGCCGGACGCGCGTGCCGTGCGCCTGGTCGGGGACCTCAACCACTGGGACGGCGCCGCCCATCCGATGCGGTCGCTCGGCGCGAGCGGGGTGTGGGAGCTGTTCGTCCCGGGCGCCGGGCCCGGCTGCCGCTACAAGTACGAGCTGCTCACGCCCGACGGCCGCTGGATCCAGAAGGCCGACCCGCTGGCCTCGGCGGCCGAGCCGGCCCCCGGCACCGCGTCCGTCGTGCACGTCTCCGGCCACCGCTGGGGCGACGGCGACTGGATGCGCCGCCGCGGCCGGCCGGACGCCACCGCCGCGCCGATGAGCGTGTACGAGCTGCACCTGCCGTCCTGGCGGCCCGGGCTCGGCTACCGGGAGCTGGCGGGCGAACTGCCCGCGTACGTCAAGGGGCTGGGCTTCACCCACGTGGAGTTCATGCCGCCCGCCGAGCACCCCTTCGGCGGCTCCTGGGGCTACCAGGTCACCTCCTACTACGCGCCCATGTCCCGGCTCGGCTCCCCGGACGACTTCCGGTACCTGGTGGACCGGCTGCACCAGGCGGGCATCGGGGTGATCGTGGACTGGGTGCCCGCGCACTTCCCGCGCGACGACTGGGCGCTGGCCCGGTTCGACGGCACCCCGCTGTACGAGCACCCCGACCCGCGGCGCGGCGAGCACCCCGACTGGGGGACGCTCGTCTTCGACTACGGGCGCAAGGAGGTGCGGAACTTCCTGGTCGCCAACGCCGTGTACTGGTGCGAGGAGTTCCACGTCGACGGCATCCGGGTGGACGCCGTCGCCTCCATGCTCTACCTCGACTACTCGCGCCGGGACGGCGAGTGGCTGCCCAACGCGTACGGCGGGCGGGAGAACCTCGACGCGGTCGAGTTCCTCCAGGAGATGAACGCCACCGTGCAGCGCCGCTGCCCCGGTGTCGTGACCGTCGCCGAGGAGTCCACGGCCTGGGACGGCGTGACCCGTTCCACCGACGAGGGCGGTCTCGGCTTCGGCCTGAAGTGGAACATGGGCTGGATGCACGACTCGCTGTCGTACATGGCCACCGACCCCGTGCACCGCCAGTACCACCACCACGCGATGACGTTCGCGTCGATGTACGCGTACGCCGAGAACCACCTGCTGCCGGTCAGCCACGACGAGGTGGTGCACGGCAAGGGCTCGCTGCTCGGGAAGATGCCCGGCGACCGGTGGCAGCGGTTCGCCAACCTGCGCGCCTACCTCGCCTGGATGTGGGCCTTCCCCGGCAAGCACCTGCTGTTCATGGGGCAGGAGTTCGCGCAGGACACCGAGTGGTCCCACGACCACGGCCCGGACTGGTCGCTGACCGGGCACGCCCCGCACGCGGGCGTCCGCGACCTGGTGCGCGACCTCAACCGGCACTACCTCGCCGACCCGGCGCTGTGGAGCCGGGACACCCGGCCCGAGGGCTTCCGCTGGATCGACGCGGACGCCGCCCAGGACAACGTGTACTCGTTCCTGCGGTACGGCGCGTCGGGCGGGCCGCTGGTGTGCGTCTTCAACTTCCAGCCGAACCCGCGCCCCGGCTACCGGGTGGGCCTGCCGTCGGCCGGCGACTGGACCGAGGTGCTCAGCACCGACGCGGCGGCGTACGGCGGCAGCGGGGTGACCGGCCCGGGGCCGGTCCGCGCCGAGGAGGTGCCCTGGCAGGGGCTGCCCGCGAGCGCGGAGATCACCCTGCCGCCGCTGGGCGCCGTCTGGCTCCGCCCGAACAGCTGA
- a CDS encoding TrkA C-terminal domain-containing protein, producing MPAPRLRTTPLPGIGVQYELTTRRHDTLSVVAHRDGTRTLNVHHDDDPDSCGLSVRLTGAEALTLTESLLPSHNNPNLLHTSDFGLLAERVTVTGDSYWNGRQLGETKMRTATGASVVAVMRRAHPVPSPGPEFRLRGGDTVIVIGTREGVDAAHAILERK from the coding sequence ATGCCCGCACCGCGACTGAGGACGACCCCGCTGCCCGGGATCGGCGTGCAGTACGAACTCACCACCCGCCGGCACGACACCCTGTCGGTCGTCGCCCACCGCGACGGCACCCGCACCCTCAACGTCCACCACGACGACGACCCCGACTCGTGCGGCCTGTCCGTGCGGCTGACCGGCGCGGAGGCGCTCACCCTGACCGAGTCGCTGCTGCCGAGCCACAACAACCCGAACCTGCTGCACACCAGCGACTTCGGGCTCCTCGCGGAACGGGTCACGGTGACCGGCGACTCGTACTGGAACGGGCGGCAGCTGGGCGAGACGAAGATGCGCACCGCGACGGGCGCGTCCGTCGTCGCCGTGATGCGCCGCGCGCACCCCGTCCCGTCGCCGGGGCCGGAGTTCCGGCTGCGCGGCGGGGACACGGTCATCGTCATCGGCACCCGCGAGGGCGTCGACGCGGCGCACGCCATCCTCGAGCGGAAGTGA
- a CDS encoding cation:proton antiporter, translating to MHSAVFLIEFGAVVLALGLLGRFAARVRFSPIPLYLLAGLVFGHGGIVPLGGSEQFIEIGAEIGVVLLLLMLGLEYTAGDLVGHLRTHAPAGLVDFVLNALPGAAAALLLGWGPVAAVVLAGVTWVSSSGVIAKVLGDLGRIGNRETPAILSVLVLEDLAMAVYLPILTTLLAGAGWAAGGLTLAIALGAVGVVLVAAVRYGRHISRFISSDDPEKLLLVVLGLTLLVSGFAQELQVSAAVGAFLVGIALSGEVAENTHHLLMPLRDLFAAVFFVFFGLSTDPATIPPVLLPALVLALLTALTKIGTGYWAAKRAGIGERGRWRAGGALVARGEFSIVIAGLAVAAGVEPALGPLATAYVLLLVVFGPVAARFTEPAAMWLTGRRAQRRGAPSLPVAGAEPEPVPVPD from the coding sequence GTGCATTCCGCCGTGTTCCTGATCGAGTTCGGTGCGGTCGTGCTGGCCCTGGGGCTGCTCGGCCGCTTCGCCGCGCGGGTCCGCTTCTCCCCCATCCCGCTGTACCTGCTGGCCGGTCTGGTCTTCGGGCACGGCGGGATCGTCCCGCTGGGCGGCAGCGAGCAGTTCATCGAGATCGGCGCCGAGATCGGTGTCGTCCTGCTGCTGCTGATGCTGGGGCTGGAGTACACGGCCGGGGACCTGGTCGGGCACCTGCGCACGCACGCCCCGGCCGGCCTGGTGGACTTCGTGCTCAACGCGCTGCCGGGCGCGGCGGCCGCGCTGCTGCTGGGCTGGGGCCCGGTGGCGGCGGTGGTGCTGGCCGGGGTGACCTGGGTGTCGTCGTCCGGGGTGATCGCCAAGGTGCTCGGCGACCTGGGGCGGATCGGCAACCGGGAGACGCCCGCCATCCTCAGCGTCCTGGTCCTGGAGGACCTGGCGATGGCCGTGTACCTGCCCATCCTGACGACGCTGCTGGCCGGCGCCGGCTGGGCCGCCGGCGGGCTCACCCTGGCCATCGCGCTGGGGGCGGTCGGTGTGGTGCTGGTCGCCGCGGTGCGTTACGGGCGGCACATCTCGCGGTTCATCTCCAGCGACGACCCGGAGAAGCTGCTGCTGGTCGTGCTGGGCCTGACGCTGCTGGTGTCCGGGTTCGCCCAGGAGCTCCAGGTGTCGGCGGCGGTCGGGGCGTTCCTGGTCGGCATCGCGCTGTCCGGTGAGGTCGCGGAGAACACCCACCACCTGCTGATGCCGTTGCGGGACCTGTTCGCCGCGGTGTTCTTCGTCTTCTTCGGTCTCAGTACGGACCCGGCGACGATCCCGCCGGTGCTGCTGCCCGCGCTGGTGCTGGCGCTGCTGACGGCCCTGACGAAGATCGGCACGGGGTACTGGGCGGCGAAGCGGGCCGGGATCGGCGAGCGCGGCCGGTGGCGGGCGGGCGGTGCGCTGGTGGCGCGCGGCGAGTTCTCCATCGTGATCGCGGGCCTCGCGGTCGCCGCCGGGGTGGAGCCCGCGCTCGGCCCGCTGGCGACCGCGTACGTCCTGCTGCTGGTGGTCTTCGGGCCGGTGGCCGCCCGGTTCACCGAGCCGGCCGCGATGTGGCTGACGGGCCGGCGGGCTCAGCGGCGGGGCGCGCCCTCCTTGCCGGTGGCGGGTGCCGAACCCGAGCCGGTGCCGGTGCCGGACTGA
- a CDS encoding cation:proton antiporter, with translation MTDGRFLLALACLLLLTRAAGLLARRAGQPATVAELAAGLLLGPSLLGAVAPGVHRFLFGPDVLPALGALGELGLVLYAFGIGRHLAAPAGPTRAAPAVAAVSTVSVLLPLASGAVLSLALDGAHSGPRATPLASALFLGCALSVTALPVLARLLADEGLTDTPAGRISLASAAVGDAAAWGVLTTALFAAGALGTHQLVPAAAALVAVAVLLRTRKGTARHGTADDGTWRHGTSRPGTSRHGTDLTLTVAGCALAAAATSATGLHQLLGALLFGHLWGRRHPATAGLPALQGLDTVTAAVLLPCFFLGFGQRLDLGAGPWDVPLVAALLLTAVLTKTVGCGAAAALAGLPRREWLRIGALMNSRGLTEIVVISVGYEAGLIDRELLTALTVVALATTVMTVPALRLADRMAAGPQSGTGTGSGSAPATGKEGAPRR, from the coding sequence ATGACGGACGGCCGGTTCCTGCTGGCCCTCGCCTGCCTGCTGCTGCTCACCCGGGCCGCCGGACTGCTCGCCCGCCGGGCCGGCCAGCCCGCGACGGTCGCCGAACTGGCGGCCGGACTGCTGCTCGGTCCCTCCCTGCTCGGCGCGGTCGCCCCCGGCGTGCACCGCTTCCTGTTCGGGCCCGACGTCCTGCCCGCCCTGGGCGCCCTCGGCGAACTGGGCCTGGTGCTGTACGCGTTCGGCATCGGCCGGCACCTGGCCGCACCGGCGGGGCCCACCCGGGCGGCGCCCGCGGTGGCCGCCGTCAGCACGGTGTCCGTGCTTCTCCCGCTCGCGTCCGGAGCGGTGCTCTCGCTCGCCCTGGACGGCGCCCACAGCGGCCCGCGCGCCACCCCCCTGGCCTCCGCCCTGTTCCTGGGCTGCGCCCTGTCGGTCACCGCCCTGCCGGTCCTCGCCCGGCTGCTGGCCGACGAAGGGCTCACGGACACCCCGGCGGGCCGGATCAGCCTCGCGTCGGCGGCCGTCGGGGACGCGGCGGCCTGGGGCGTCCTGACGACCGCCCTGTTCGCCGCGGGCGCCCTCGGCACCCACCAGCTGGTGCCGGCGGCCGCCGCTCTGGTGGCGGTCGCCGTCCTCCTGCGCACGCGGAAGGGCACCGCACGCCACGGCACCGCAGATGACGGCACCTGGCGCCACGGCACCTCACGCCCCGGCACCTCACGCCACGGCACCGACCTCACCCTGACCGTCGCCGGCTGCGCGCTCGCCGCCGCCGCGACCTCCGCCACCGGCCTCCACCAGCTGCTGGGCGCCCTGCTCTTCGGTCACCTGTGGGGCCGCCGCCACCCGGCGACGGCCGGCCTGCCCGCGCTCCAGGGCCTCGACACCGTCACGGCCGCCGTCCTGCTGCCCTGCTTCTTCCTCGGCTTCGGCCAGCGCCTCGACCTCGGCGCGGGCCCCTGGGACGTCCCGCTCGTCGCGGCCCTCCTGCTGACCGCCGTGCTCACCAAGACGGTGGGGTGCGGGGCGGCGGCCGCGCTCGCCGGGCTGCCGCGCCGGGAGTGGCTGCGGATCGGGGCGCTGATGAACTCCCGCGGCCTGACCGAGATCGTCGTCATCTCCGTCGGGTACGAGGCCGGGCTCATCGACCGCGAGCTGCTGACCGCCCTGACGGTGGTCGCCCTCGCGACCACCGTCATGACCGTCCCGGCACTGCGCCTGGCGGACCGGATGGCCGCCGGGCCTCAGTCCGGCACCGGCACCGGCTCGGGTTCGGCACCCGCCACCGGCAAGGAGGGCGCGCCCCGCCGCTGA
- a CDS encoding antibiotic biosynthesis monooxygenase family protein, whose protein sequence is MSTVETVRFKLVPGTDTSDFEALDRKVENDYMAKRPGFLAREVSRSDDGEYLVIVHWATPEDADATMRGFFAAAETQDFLAAVDKTTVQSGRYARVAH, encoded by the coding sequence ATGAGCACCGTGGAGACCGTCAGGTTCAAGCTGGTACCCGGCACCGACACCAGCGACTTCGAGGCCCTCGACCGGAAGGTCGAGAACGACTACATGGCCAAGCGCCCCGGCTTCCTCGCCCGCGAGGTGTCCCGCAGCGACGACGGCGAGTACCTGGTGATCGTCCACTGGGCCACCCCCGAGGACGCCGACGCCACCATGCGGGGCTTCTTCGCCGCCGCCGAGACCCAGGACTTCCTCGCGGCCGTCGACAAGACCACGGTTCAGTCGGGCCGTTACGCCCGCGTCGCGCACTGA
- a CDS encoding NAD(P)H-binding protein — MILVTGATGHVGAELTGLLAGAGRPVRALARKAAEPPGGAEAAVGDLNRPESLRPALKGVRAVFLLPGYADMPGLLAECAAAGVEHVVLLSSIAAPDGDMDNAISRFMILSEEAVRACGLPWTILRPSGFMSNTFQWTAQLAAGDVVRAPFPTVPVAMIDPYDIAAVAAHVLLDPGHHGRAHALSGPEPLLPADRVRVLGEVLGRPLRLEGLSDTEAREEMTASGTPPEYVEAFFRYYADGTLDDSTVRPTVAELLGRPPRTFAQWARAHADTFQEKP, encoded by the coding sequence GTGATCCTGGTGACCGGAGCCACCGGCCACGTCGGGGCCGAACTCACCGGCCTGCTGGCCGGCGCGGGCAGGCCCGTGCGCGCCCTCGCCCGGAAGGCCGCCGAACCGCCCGGGGGCGCGGAGGCGGCCGTCGGCGACCTGAACCGGCCGGAGAGTCTGCGCCCCGCGCTGAAGGGCGTCCGCGCGGTGTTCCTGCTGCCCGGCTACGCGGACATGCCGGGCCTGCTCGCCGAGTGCGCCGCCGCCGGGGTGGAGCACGTGGTGCTCCTCTCCAGCATCGCCGCCCCCGACGGCGACATGGACAACGCCATCTCCCGGTTCATGATCCTGTCCGAGGAGGCGGTACGCGCCTGTGGGCTGCCCTGGACGATCCTGCGGCCCAGCGGCTTCATGTCCAACACCTTCCAGTGGACCGCGCAACTGGCGGCCGGGGACGTGGTGCGCGCACCCTTCCCCACCGTCCCGGTCGCCATGATCGACCCGTACGACATCGCGGCCGTCGCCGCGCACGTCCTGCTCGACCCCGGCCACCACGGCCGCGCCCACGCCCTCAGCGGGCCGGAGCCGCTGCTGCCCGCCGACCGGGTCCGGGTCCTCGGCGAGGTCCTCGGGCGCCCCCTGCGCCTCGAGGGCCTGAGCGACACGGAGGCCCGCGAGGAGATGACCGCGAGCGGTACGCCCCCCGAGTACGTCGAGGCCTTCTTCCGCTACTACGCGGACGGCACCCTCGACGACTCGACGGTCCGGCCCACGGTCGCCGAACTCCTCGGCCGGCCGCCCCGCACCTTCGCCCAGTGGGCCCGCGCCCACGCCGACACCTTCCAGGAGAAGCCATGA
- a CDS encoding NADP-dependent oxidoreductase, whose translation MTPAVMRAAAFDAFGGPDTLRVRDLPVPVPGEGEVLVRVHAAGVNAIDRATRAGRGVGVERFPAVPGWDVSGTVAATGPGARRFTEGDAVFGMPRFPALAGGYAEYAVAPETELARKPDAVGHVVAASLPMVGLTAWQTLFEHGGLRPGQRVLVSGAAGGVGHIAVQLAVDAGAEVIGTASPAHHDFVRSLGAHQAVDYRTVPLQKEVADVDLAVDPMGGPEFYRLLDVLRPGGIVVTLKGEEADHRQTARAHGVRAGFTYVHPDGPVLERLAALLEAGSVRPEIQRVLPLEEAAAAHALGEDGHARGRIVLHLDGAAS comes from the coding sequence GTGACGCCGGCCGTGATGCGGGCGGCCGCGTTCGACGCGTTCGGCGGCCCGGACACCCTCCGCGTACGCGACCTGCCCGTGCCCGTCCCCGGCGAGGGCGAGGTGCTGGTCCGCGTCCACGCGGCGGGCGTCAACGCCATCGACCGGGCCACCCGGGCCGGGCGCGGCGTGGGCGTCGAACGGTTCCCCGCCGTGCCCGGCTGGGACGTCTCGGGCACGGTGGCCGCCACCGGCCCGGGCGCCCGGCGGTTCACCGAGGGCGACGCCGTGTTCGGCATGCCGCGCTTCCCGGCCCTCGCCGGCGGGTACGCCGAGTACGCCGTCGCCCCGGAGACCGAACTCGCCCGCAAACCGGACGCGGTCGGCCACGTGGTGGCAGCCTCCCTCCCCATGGTGGGGCTGACCGCCTGGCAGACCCTCTTCGAGCACGGCGGGCTGCGCCCCGGGCAGCGTGTCCTGGTGTCGGGCGCGGCCGGGGGAGTCGGGCACATCGCGGTCCAGCTGGCCGTGGACGCGGGCGCCGAGGTCATCGGCACCGCGTCGCCCGCCCACCACGACTTCGTCCGCTCCCTCGGCGCCCACCAGGCCGTCGACTACCGGACCGTGCCCCTCCAGAAGGAGGTCGCGGACGTGGACCTGGCGGTCGACCCCATGGGCGGGCCGGAGTTCTACCGGCTCCTCGACGTGCTGCGCCCCGGCGGGATCGTCGTCACCCTCAAGGGCGAGGAGGCCGACCACCGGCAGACCGCCCGGGCCCACGGCGTGCGCGCCGGCTTCACCTACGTGCACCCCGACGGCCCCGTCCTGGAGCGGCTCGCCGCCCTGCTCGAGGCCGGGAGCGTCCGCCCCGAGATCCAGCGGGTCCTCCCGCTGGAGGAGGCGGCGGCCGCCCACGCGCTCGGCGAGGACGGCCACGCCCGCGGCCGGATCGTCCTGCACCTGGACGGAGCGGCCTCGTGA
- a CDS encoding cupin domain-containing protein, whose translation MTTAPGVTAHPEGKVVHHPAGTGPTYWFGDAIYTFKATRENTGGSLTFAEASVPPGGGPPPHIHPHADEAFFILNGDIEFLNGEKTFTAHDGDFVFVPRGTRHRFRNVGLHVSRMLFLFTPAYLENFFMEIGQEARAGEAPLPLTPEQKQQIVDFAPRHDLHLAP comes from the coding sequence ATGACCACCGCACCCGGCGTCACCGCACACCCCGAGGGCAAGGTCGTCCACCACCCGGCGGGCACCGGCCCGACGTACTGGTTCGGCGACGCGATCTACACCTTCAAGGCCACCCGCGAGAACACGGGCGGCTCCCTCACCTTCGCCGAGGCGTCCGTCCCGCCCGGCGGCGGCCCGCCGCCGCACATCCACCCGCACGCCGACGAGGCGTTCTTCATCCTCAACGGCGACATCGAGTTCCTCAACGGCGAGAAGACGTTCACCGCCCACGACGGTGACTTCGTCTTCGTGCCGCGCGGCACCCGGCACCGCTTCCGCAACGTCGGCCTGCACGTCAGCCGCATGCTGTTCCTGTTCACCCCGGCGTACCTGGAGAACTTCTTCATGGAGATCGGCCAGGAGGCCCGCGCGGGCGAGGCGCCCCTGCCGCTCACCCCCGAACAGAAGCAGCAGATCGTGGACTTCGCGCCCCGCCACGACCTGCACCTCGCGCCGTGA
- the mdlC gene encoding benzoylformate decarboxylase — protein MTEAPGQRTVRDETLDVLRRLGLTTIFSNPSHTEMKLFEAWPDDEFRFVMGLQEASVVGMADGYAQATGEPALVIINGGPGLANAMGSVYTAASAKTPMVILGGQQARKMLLGDPFLIAKDATQLPKPYIKWAAEPARPQDVPATIAQAYRIARQAPQGPVFVAVPEDDFVRPADPNPVRIPTVVDATVPSPAALDRIAAALNGARRPGLIAGGPVDAQGARGALVELAEKLNARVWGAPVWNRGAFPEDHPLFAGVLPPIPELINERLAAQHDVVVVFGGPAFTLFTSWDLFSTAPADLDKSPRPTLTEDVEFLHVTDDPQAAAATLAGTAFVARPGDVVTALVPLVEQRERVALAPVREPVPVPEPTTPLTQAYLFHLLSKELPETAVLFEELPIARADFHEQIPLGAGNGYFATASGALGFPFAGAVGYALARPDRRAVVVVGEGSAQYTLHSLWTAAQHNLPVTFVIPDNAGYLSLKYYLQDQKAWEKGYDLSGVDMAQLARGFGVRGERVETPEGLQEALRESLNADGPVLLDVVVADPGLFRL, from the coding sequence GTGACCGAGGCACCCGGCCAGCGGACCGTACGCGACGAAACGCTGGACGTCCTGCGCCGACTGGGGCTGACGACCATCTTCAGCAACCCCAGCCACACCGAGATGAAGCTCTTCGAGGCCTGGCCCGACGACGAGTTCCGGTTCGTGATGGGCCTGCAGGAGGCGTCCGTCGTCGGCATGGCGGACGGCTACGCCCAGGCCACCGGCGAGCCGGCCCTCGTCATCATCAACGGCGGCCCCGGCCTCGCCAACGCCATGGGCAGCGTCTACACCGCCGCGTCCGCCAAGACCCCCATGGTCATCCTGGGCGGCCAGCAGGCCCGCAAGATGCTCCTGGGCGACCCGTTTCTCATCGCCAAGGACGCCACCCAGCTGCCCAAGCCGTACATCAAGTGGGCCGCCGAACCCGCCCGCCCCCAGGACGTCCCCGCGACCATCGCCCAGGCGTACCGGATCGCCAGGCAGGCGCCCCAGGGCCCGGTCTTCGTGGCCGTCCCCGAGGACGACTTCGTACGCCCCGCCGACCCCAATCCGGTCCGCATCCCCACCGTCGTGGACGCCACCGTCCCGTCCCCCGCCGCCCTGGACCGCATCGCCGCCGCCCTCAACGGCGCGCGGCGCCCCGGGCTGATCGCCGGCGGCCCGGTGGACGCGCAGGGCGCGCGCGGCGCGCTCGTCGAGCTGGCCGAGAAGCTCAACGCCCGCGTCTGGGGCGCCCCCGTCTGGAACCGCGGCGCGTTCCCGGAGGACCACCCGCTGTTCGCCGGCGTCCTGCCGCCCATCCCCGAGCTGATCAACGAGCGGCTGGCCGCCCAGCACGACGTGGTCGTCGTGTTCGGCGGGCCCGCCTTCACGCTGTTCACCTCCTGGGACCTGTTCTCCACCGCCCCCGCCGACCTCGACAAGAGCCCCCGACCCACGCTCACCGAGGACGTGGAGTTCCTGCACGTCACCGACGACCCGCAGGCCGCCGCCGCCACCCTGGCGGGCACCGCCTTCGTCGCCCGACCCGGCGACGTCGTCACGGCCCTCGTGCCGCTGGTCGAGCAGCGGGAGCGGGTCGCGCTCGCCCCGGTGCGCGAGCCCGTGCCCGTACCGGAGCCCACCACGCCCCTCACCCAGGCGTACCTGTTCCACCTGCTGTCCAAGGAGCTGCCCGAGACGGCGGTCCTGTTCGAGGAACTGCCCATCGCCCGGGCCGACTTCCACGAGCAGATCCCGCTCGGCGCCGGCAACGGCTACTTCGCCACCGCGAGCGGCGCCCTCGGCTTCCCGTTCGCCGGGGCCGTCGGCTACGCCCTGGCCCGCCCGGACCGGCGCGCCGTGGTGGTCGTCGGCGAGGGCTCCGCCCAGTACACCCTGCACTCGCTGTGGACCGCCGCCCAGCACAACCTGCCGGTCACCTTCGTCATCCCCGACAACGCCGGCTACCTGTCGCTGAAGTACTACCTCCAGGACCAGAAGGCCTGGGAGAAGGGGTACGACCTCAGCGGCGTCGACATGGCGCAGCTGGCCCGCGGCTTCGGGGTGCGCGGGGAGCGCGTCGAGACGCCCGAGGGCCTCCAGGAGGCGCTGCGGGAGTCGCTGAACGCCGACGGACCCGTCCTGCTCGACGTCGTGGTCGCCGACCCCGGCCTGTTCCGCCTCTGA
- a CDS encoding muconolactone Delta-isomerase yields the protein MLFYVQMKWKHEGRITLDELWELEQEEAAHAQETVDSGFCVGIWKVAAQKRVIAIIDSPDAEELDRTALGRLPMREYLEFEQVWPLRDYLGFAEDVKQRYKV from the coding sequence ATGCTGTTCTACGTCCAGATGAAGTGGAAGCACGAGGGCCGCATCACGCTCGACGAGCTGTGGGAGCTGGAGCAGGAGGAGGCCGCCCACGCCCAGGAGACCGTCGACTCCGGCTTCTGCGTGGGGATCTGGAAGGTGGCCGCCCAGAAGCGGGTCATCGCCATCATCGACTCCCCGGACGCCGAGGAACTCGACCGCACGGCCCTGGGCCGCCTCCCGATGCGCGAGTACCTGGAGTTCGAGCAGGTCTGGCCGCTGCGCGACTACCTGGGCTTCGCCGAGGACGTCAAGCAGCGCTACAAGGTCTGA